GCCGCCGGCACGCCGACGCCGCGTGATGAGAGCCCCCAAGCCTCCGGCGACGAGATCGCCCGGCAGCAGCAGACCAAGGAACTCCTCGCCCTTCAGGAGAGACGCCGGGCACGCGATCTGCGGGACCGGGATCTGCTCGACAAGCGCATCCAACTCGAGACCCGTCAACTGCTCGAGAAGCTCGAGCGCAAAGAAAACGAACTGAAGCAGCAGAAACAGGTCTTCGAGAAGGAGGGCGAGCAGGCGGGATTCGATCGCCAGCTCAACCTCTTGTCCAAGACGGAACCTAAACTCGCGCTGCAGTTGCTCAAGAATCAGATCAAGGAACCCGACGCGGTTCAGCTTCTGATGAAAATGGATGAGAACCGCGTCAAAGGAATTATCAACGCCTGTAAGACGGAAGAGGATAAGGCCTGGATCGGGAGGATCCTGAACCAGATTGGCAAATATGGAAGCTCAACGGCGGCCGGTGGGGATGATTCCGGCAAGCCCGCATCCGACGGAGGATGACATGCCCACCGTGGAATGGGCGGAAGTCCGGACTGTTGCACACTCAGCGCAGACCGTCCGCGATAAGCCCGAGCAGCTCGATGACGTGTTTGCGGTTGTCTTCGATTCGGCCCGCCGCTCGGTCGGCTCGCGCGTCGACCGGACCGTGCGCGAGCAACAGCATCGCGCCGCCGACAAAGACAAAGCGGCAGCTACGCGCGATCCCCAGGCCGTGACCTCCGGCCGGTCGAAAAGCAAGGGCGCGGAAGGACCTCAGGAACCCAAGAAGAACCAGCAGACCGCAAAACCCGAATCGCCGGTGAAGGGAACGCCGATCGAGCCCGCTCAGGCTGAGTCTCCGCAACCCGCCCCTGCCGAGGAATCCCCTCGGGCAAACGAACCCCTCGTTGTCGAACACGCAACGGAGCCGAGCGCCGCCGATCCGGTCCCGCAAGTCCCGCCTGAGCTGAAGCCGGCGCCCTCCCAAAAGAGCTCGGAGCAGACAAAAGCTGCGCAAAACCTGCTGTGGAAACCAACACCCGGGGCAACCGAGTTCCCGATGGACACCGCCCCGGCAGAGAACCGGGTAGACGACTCGCCGACGACGCAAACCTCGCCCCAGCTTGTAATCTGGGCGGTTGCCGATCCGGTTGCGGCAGTCATCCCGGATATCCCGGCGACGGCTCAGGCGGGCGACGCCGCCCCTGGCGGGTGGGCTCCTCCGCAGGCGACTGAAGTCTCGGCAACCCGCGAGACAACCGGAACCTCTTCCGGCGAGCAGGCTCCGCAGCCTGCTTCCGGCGCGAACGTCCAACCGGCACAGGAACTGTCAATCTCCGTCTGGCAGTTCCTTCGAGGCGTCGCCGCCCATCTGGAACAGGCGATCGAGACCCGGGATCGCAGGGCGATGAATAAACAGCCTGCCAGTTGTTCAGAACCAACGGTCGCGGCCCGGCCGACCGGCGAGACGCCTCCCAACCCGATGACGAAACCGCCGCTGCTCGGCAGCTTGGAAAACGGTAGCTCCACAAACAAGCAGTTGCTCGGGCAGGACGAAAACCGCTCACCGGAACATGATGCGGCCTCACAAGCGTCTTCCGGCGATGCGGCCAGGAACGCGGACGGTTCCGCCCATCAAACCGACACCAATGACGAGTTCAGGGGTCTGCTGGAACTTGCCGGACGTGTACGCGGACGGATCGTCTCGCCTGATCTTCAACCTGCCCCCGCCTCGTTCGGGCGCGATTTGGGCGGCCAGGGCATCAGTCTGAAGGAGGCCCGGGCAATGACCGAGCTCGCCGACGTCGTCCGGGCGAATATCGGCGCGAGGCATTCGTCTATGGTCCTCAAGCTCGAGCCCCCGGAACTCGGCCGGCTCAGGGTCGACGTCCGCACGCACGGCGATGAACTGACACTGCGACTGCAGGCCGACTCCCTCTTGGGACGAGATGCCCTCCAGAGCCGCATCAACGAGCTGCGGAGTTCCCTCGAGCAACACGGCTTCAAACTCAACCAGATCCAGGTCGAACTGCGGGTTCCCCAGGCCAATCCTGGTGAAGCCCATCAGGAC
The Phycisphaerae bacterium DNA segment above includes these coding regions:
- a CDS encoding flagellar hook-length control protein FliK, with product MPTVEWAEVRTVAHSAQTVRDKPEQLDDVFAVVFDSARRSVGSRVDRTVREQQHRAADKDKAAATRDPQAVTSGRSKSKGAEGPQEPKKNQQTAKPESPVKGTPIEPAQAESPQPAPAEESPRANEPLVVEHATEPSAADPVPQVPPELKPAPSQKSSEQTKAAQNLLWKPTPGATEFPMDTAPAENRVDDSPTTQTSPQLVIWAVADPVAAVIPDIPATAQAGDAAPGGWAPPQATEVSATRETTGTSSGEQAPQPASGANVQPAQELSISVWQFLRGVAAHLEQAIETRDRRAMNKQPASCSEPTVAARPTGETPPNPMTKPPLLGSLENGSSTNKQLLGQDENRSPEHDAASQASSGDAARNADGSAHQTDTNDEFRGLLELAGRVRGRIVSPDLQPAPASFGRDLGGQGISLKEARAMTELADVVRANIGARHSSMVLKLEPPELGRLRVDVRTHGDELTLRLQADSLLGRDALQSRINELRSSLEQHGFKLNQIQVELRVPQANPGEAHQDRPFQQQEHSDGQSSHEPAWQGHEGGGSQTPSESEWSNEAFAFSQENASSGEEQDRVDRLAETGVDLVV